The following DNA comes from Schistocerca piceifrons isolate TAMUIC-IGC-003096 chromosome 3, iqSchPice1.1, whole genome shotgun sequence.
TGCAACAGTTGCATTCTGGTTGGAGCAGCCACAGACAGCTGTCATGTATTATGAGGTGTGCTAgcttgtgtggatgtgtgtgtgtgtgtgtgtgtgtgtgttttcttttgtgaagaaatctttggccaaaagctcagcgTGTAGCAGGCTTTTTGTTGtttctgtctgcaactcagcatgagTAACAATTTATCCATTTTGTAACGTTGTCGATATCCTAAACAGAACTTTTCATTGTTTCATATTATAAGATGCTTTCAAACATTGattattttcagtgatacattAGAAAATAAGATAGGCTAAGGGCAGTTAGTAGATTATATTTGTTGCCATACTGTAATCACCGTTGCAGACTTAATCATCTAACAATTAATTGAAAAAATTATAGCTTTGtcagtggtgggcatgataaggcaTCCTCTGAAATGTTACTAAAtctcttctctgaaaactacctatagCAGATAGTTAGGAACTCCAATCATGATGGTAATATATTGGATCTAGTGGCAACAAATAGACTTGGtccctttgaggatgtccacatctaaactggtatcagtgaccacgacGCGTTTctgacaacaatgattaccaaagtacaaaggataactacaacaagcagaaagatacattTGTTcaataaactacataaaaaatcagtagtgtcatatctcaatgaagaaCTTGGAACTTTCAGCACAGGGTGTGAGCAtctagaggaactgtggctcaagtttaaaagaatagttgaccatgcactgaattGATGTGTACGTAATAGACCAATCCATAATGGGATGGAACCTCTATGGTGGACAGCCCGATGAAGAAACTTtcgaagaaacagagattactttataataggtataaaacaaagcatatggCTACAGATAGAGAAATACAGAATGAAACGTGAttggctgtcaagagagaaatgcgtgatggcttcagtgactaccataggaGATTAttgttagcccctcttttaactataagctgttgtagatccctcaaacaaaaaaaccatgcccagttctaagcaaaaagtgCAGGTCACACTTGCCTATAAAaatggtagcagaagtgatccataaaactaacatccaatatctttgacactgatttgttgtagaatcttggaacatattctgagctcaaacataatgagatatcttcaACAGAGTGACCTCTACaataccaaccagcatggatttaaaaaaatgatcatgtgaaaccaaattttcacttttctcacatgacatactgaaagctttggatcaaggttgatgcagtatttctcgatttccaaaaagcatttgactctataccacacctatgcttattgccaAAAGTGCAATCATATGGGGCATCAAGTGAAATATGTCACTGGATTGGGGACATTTggaagggaggatgcagcatgttatcttgtctggagagtcattgtcagatgtagaataACTTCAGGTAtggctcagggaagtgtgttgggacccttggtgttcatgttgtataataattaccttgcagacaatattaacagtaacaccagactttttgaagatgatgcagttatctataatgatgtactatctgaaagaagctgcataagtattcagtcagatcttgataagatttcaaagtgctgcaaaGATTTACAACTTGCTTTTAACATTCAGaaaagtaaaactgtgcacttcataaaatgaaaaaacgtagtatcctatgactataatatcaatgactcactgttggaatcagccaattcTTATAAACACCCTGATATAactctttgtagggatatgaaatgaaatgatcacacagGCCCAgacgtgggtaaagcagatggtagacttcagtttattggtggaatactggggaagtgcaagcagtctacaaagaagactgcttacaaataactaatgtgacccatcctagaatattgctcgtgTGTGTgagacccatatcaaataggaatAACAGGTGATATTCAAACTATATtgaggacagcatgaatggtcacaggtttgtttaatctatcggagagtgtcacagagatactgaaggaactgagctggcagacttttgaagacagatgtaaagtatcccaagaaagtatattaacaaagtttcaagaactggctttaaataacaactccaggaatatactacaaccccctacatatcattcacatagggattgtgaggataagattagaataattacggtactgcatacacagaggcattcaaacaattaatCTTCTCACAATCCATGCGTGAATGGAATGGGCAGAAACAGTATTAACTCATACAATTAGACGTTctttctgccatgcacctcatagtagtttgcagagtaaagatgtagatgtaaacggaaATTATGAAAATTTAGGAACTTGTGCATTAACAAAGGAGAGATtctaacaaaaaaacaaacaaacaagaaagttttcttaaaattaataaagcaaaatAATACACTGCTAGAATAACTTGTTTTTGATTTGCATTAGAATATGATACTCACACAGCTGTGATTATCTTCTGTGAACTCAGTTTGGCAGGTAACGAAATGTTAAGAACAAATGCTGGTCTGGAAACCCAGTATTCTTCTCCAATGCAAACATGACATTCACTAGCTTAACATCATGAAAAATGTAATCAGCTACGTGATATTTAAAGACAAAGGTACATTCTGTCAATAATCTCATTCAAAATTACTTGTTTATTTTACATGCTTtagtaaaaaaaatcatttgataCTTAGAATTAATATCTGTTTATGGACTTCATAACTTCTGTATACTGTGTATGTCAATGACTATCAGTCTTCATTTGCtattaggaaaagaaaaaaagtcataaAGTTTATAATTTTCAGTCGGAGTTATGCATTTTCTTACCCTGGTGGACTGTCCATGATGTAAAGCCTAATTACAAGATGTCAAGAGATTCCATGCAGTGGACTAATTATGAATAATAAAGTTCatgcattttaattaattatttattcctgGTCATTATTTACTCCATCTCTGCATAGCTATGGGAAATATGCTTCAATTGTACACCACACATACTTTAGCCTCACTGTTTGTATGCattttttctttaaagttttttttttttttttttttttttttttttttttttttttttttttgggggggggggggggggggaattaactaGTTGAAAATGTCATCTAAAATGTACTGTAGCTTCATCTGGTGATCGGAGTAATCAAACAATATGAACTTGTTGACAatgttgtaaatatttatttgCTCACAATTATTGCAATAACACTGGCTATTACATGAGTGCTTCTTTGTTTATGGGAGTACTACAAAAAAGTAACCAGCTTAAGAAAGTGTTAATGCTTCTCGAAAATACTTGGTTTTATTCTTTAGAAAATTACAGAACATATTTGTGGCCTTGAAGAAACTGCATCTGGTTTTTGCTGGGAAAATGTTACACTAAACAATCACACATGTTTAAAAATATACGTttcaaaatgaaactaacattaTTTTGAGGATCACTCCATCACTGGTTATTTGTAACAAAATTGTATATTAAATATTACATTAGAAAAGTCTATCTACTGCAAAACTGCAAACAGTACTCAGTACCTGCACAAAAACGTAGTCCATATAGCACAATAAAAACACACATTCTCATGGGAAAAATAGTTTTGTATATGAAGAGTCCAGAGGAAAAACTCGATAAGTtcaaaattccaaaatttctgtgttttttttttttttttttttttcctccataatTTAATAGACCAGCCAGTGTAGTTTTACGGAACTGGTCGAAAACCTGATGAGTCAAGAGATATTCTGATATCTTGTAAGCATGTGCAGGCGGAAAACATTATAAGTCCACGCAAAACAGGGATATCCTGAAAAGTCCAGAGAATGCACCGATAAAATTTTATGACTTAATGATCGTTGTTTTATCATTGTTTCCACATGCATTGTTGTGTATAAGTTGACCATTGTTGTTAGCTTTGTGGAATTTGTGGAGGAAGTTAGATTTAGCATTGTATTCTGTCAGTGTAAAATGAATAAAGAAGACAGTGATTCATCTACTTGCGAAGAAAATTATAGAATGTCATCAAAGAAGCtgacaaagaaaaggaagaaatatgGTTGCATTAGAGATGCCTCCAAATGTTTAAGATTGCAGTCACATGAAACAGGAGTACCATGTAAGTGCAAATACAATTGTTTTGATATtgtcagtgatgaaaataaaaggaatattattaataacatgaacCACTTTCAAAATTATGATGAAATAAACCTCTATTTAAGTGATTTAATTACAGTGCTGCCTATACAGCGCAGGCATCCTAGAAGAGAAGTGGAGGAAGCAAAGTTTCGTGATGTATCATATAAATTCAGTGTTATATTACCATTAATGGAAGTGTACAAGAAGTACATGTGTGCAAGCAAGCATTTATGCCATTACATGGAATAAAGAAGGGCAAGGTAGATCATttactgaagaaacttaaatctggaGACCAACCTCTATGAGACAGCCGAGGGAAACACAGATCCCGCCCACAGGCTTTGAAAAATGAAACACGTGCAATAATAAGAGGGCACATTAAATCATTTAAAGGTCATAACAGCCACTACAGTTTGACAAAGTCAGAAAAAATTTACCTACCAGAGtctttgaatattaaaaaaaaatgttacattcaAGGAGAAGTTTCAGGATCAGAACATGTCATATGAAACATACCACACTATATTCAACTCAGATTTCAATATAAGTTTTGGATATCCACGATCATCTGTTGAAAACAAAGTAAGGCTCCATTCCGAACTTTGATCCAGTGAAATAGCCCATGAATTGCATCTCAGAAAACAAAAAGTGTTCTATGACAGGAAAAAAGGGCAAAGATGGAATGTCAAAAAAATTCATCAAAGGTTGCAATTATGATGGATTATAGCAAAAACTTTCCTTGTCCAAATATAAAGACCCAAATGAAGTTTATTATAAATgacagccttttgtatttatattcaaAGTTCATGTTTTGGCAACAGGGGACAGCTATTTTTACATGTATCCAGAGAGCAAAGGTCGAAAAGGAGCAGACGAAGTTTCATTGTTCCTTTATCATTTTGTGCACAGTTTTCTAACTCCAGAAGTCGGACATCTGGGGATCTTCTGTGACTCCTGCGGAGGGCAAAACAAGAATGCCACTGTGTTCAGATTCCTTCACCATCTAGTCCATACAGAAAAACGATTGGACTATGTAAAGATGACATTCCTCATAAGAGGTCATTTGTACCTTGAATGTGATAAAAATATTGATATGATAGACCAAACTCAGGAATGTCAAATTCCAAAGGACTGGTGTCAGGTTTttcagaattcacacacacatgcttTGCCTTTTGTCATCATTGATGTTGAGGAGCAACCAGAGATAATCAAATGCTGGACAGAGCATCTGGATAATACAATATACAAGAAGAAACTCCCTTTCCAGTCCAGGCCAATAAGAGAATTGGAAGtcacatgacaccatgcagcactggTTCGGTATAGAGGAAGCTACAATGGAGCATATGAGCAAGCTTCATTacttcttcgtggaaagaaagggcAAGATTCCAGCCTGAAAGATGGCGAGTTCAGCCTACCCTCTGCTAAATATGAAGGTATAGTATTTCTTTTACAACAGTATGAtttgaaagttttatttatttattgaaatagtATTTTTTTAGTATTAGGCATACAGCtatttaaattaagagattctgatTTTTTTGCAGGTGATCTTAAAATATCTGCTGAGAAATACAGAGATTTACAAGACTTGAAAAGATTTTGCCATAGTGAAGTGCAAGTGTATTTTGATCATCTTTGGCATTAACCCACCATCGAAAAAGCGCAGGACCTTTTATAGAAGATTATTAAATGATTATATGAGATAATTTGTTGTAACATGAATTTGAAATCTTGTAGTTACCTGCAATATGTTATGAACTTGTCATAATTTTCCTCTGTATGACCTGCCTTCATAATAAAAATGCATCATATTATTGTAAATCTTATTCAGATGTGTATAATTTCAGAACTGCTCTCTCTCTGAAAGATATATTGAGGtctaaaacaaaaatgaagaatataacttgagaaagtaaaattttatgagtcttgaaactttaaatttcatctcctgaaaaaaataagaattgtGACTTATCAGGATTTTCCCCTGGACTCTTCATATGCTAAGTAAATAAATCAGTTACTGTTCTTCCATTTCCACACTTGGAGGTAGGGAATACCAAGGTATGATATACTTAGAAACATAAATATATGATATGTGCATAACAGTTCAGTCAGTTTGGCACTAttacattcaagtaatttatgctGCTAAATGCTTCAAGATGTTCAGTTTTTTATCAAGATTTTGTGATTTTCTTTGGTGAGCAATGACCACTGGCTGACTGTAGACGTCTCCCTTTCCTGGAATGTGTAGTtttacgtttcttttttttctttttggcagtATCAGCTTGGTGTGAAGGTCCAGGTTCTGTATCAGAGCCAGATTGCAAAGCTTGTTGTGTGAGCTGTATAGTGCTATCTGAAGTTGGAATTTCTGTAAGTTTGTGGTATCTTTTCCACTTGAGACTTGTGTGACCCCTGTTGTCTGCATCTGTTGACTGCACATTACGTTGTTGATGGGAAGCAGAAGTGACATTCCTAGATGTATCAAATGATATTCCACCAGTTCTTTGTAATGCAACCAACTTCTTTGAACAGGAACGAAGCAGCATGTCATGAGCTGAGAGATGACCACTCCAATGAGTATCGAGAGTCCCATGACAACTGCATGGTAGAGCTGTCCAGAGCTTCTGGCGCAGTGTTGTACCAAGTTTCACTTGCACCTCGCTGGCAAGGTCACCTACTGTATTTTGCCAA
Coding sequences within:
- the LOC124789501 gene encoding uncharacterized protein LOC124789501 encodes the protein MYPESKGRKGADEVSLFLYHFVHSFLTPEVGHLGIFCDSCGGQNKNATVFRFLHHLVHTEKRLDYVKMTFLIRGHLYLECDKNIDMIDQTQECQIPKDWCQVFQNSHTHALPFVIIDVEEQPEIIKCWTEHLDNTIYKKKLPFQSRPIRELEVT